From a single Anoplolepis gracilipes chromosome 3, ASM4749672v1, whole genome shotgun sequence genomic region:
- the LOC140664167 gene encoding glutamate receptor ionotropic, kainate 2 isoform X2 — protein sequence MVTKRLLILLPIFLSCVLGFPKKVRIAGLFDQDKAIQRMFESSINTVNVERNENKELSNVFFESESTVIETDLFEVSTKVCELLKTGIVGIFGPQEKVTAEYVQSMCDTMEVPHISVRQDPGEPLQPRGLSLNLYPHVSALSRIYDQLVTEFKWKSFAILYENTDSLIRMHPLLKRCDSQGDSAFMFHLGEGPNYRQAIQDIKRSEIENIIIDCSYDILSEVLKQAQQVGILSEKHKVIVTSLDLQTLDLQPYQYSGVNFTGLRLIDPEDPIVQQTLDKHKNEWGLDDPSELQVEHALMYDAVQLFARAFKQLKDATKGNIKKLPCDGSDRWEHGLSFSNFMRSTETRGLTGLVKFDRDGVRSNIQLDVVRLTENGLIKIGVWNSTTGKNIEWISETNTKKSDIELSLQNQTFTVLIALTDPYGMEKESSTTLSGNERYEGFGIDIIDRISQILGFNYTLQVESSTGAKNNRTGKWSGMLGKIINDEADLAITDLTITSQREEAVDFTNPFMNLGISILYRKPTKTPPSLFSFLSPFSSDVWSYLIGVYIIVSLLLFVIGRLCPAEWNNPYPCVEEAEELENQFTFKNAFWFAIGAIMQQGSEIAPIGISTRMMASCWWFFCLIMVSSYTANLAAFLTVETVVSPFDNVEELAKKKNIKYGAKLNGATFNFFKDSDYSTYKEMYNYMIANEKDVMPETNDLGLAKVKTEEYAFLMESSSIEYTIERECNMTQIGGLLDEKGYGIAIKKYSPYRHHLNTALLKLSESGIITELKKKWWQEKRGGGKCRENGGTSSAEELGLNNVGGVFLVLTVGVALSCVYTIFELLLDVGRTSIRENVSFKEELMNELKFIMKCSSSKPTRRRNGTSSKSEDNSTRGCTPPYGFIPTVITTSPTDDK from the exons ATGGTGACCAAACGTCTGCTGATATTATTGCCGATATTTCTATCCTGCGTGTTAGGTTTTCCCAAAAAAGTTCGTATAG CGGGATTGTTCGACCAAGATAAAGCGATCCAGCGAATGTTTGAATCATCAATAAACACGGTGAATGTAGAAAGGAATGAGAACAAGGAATTGTCAAATGTGTTTTTTGAATCGGAATCGACCGTGATTGAAACAGACCTGTTCGAAGTATCAACGAAAG tATGCGAACTGTTAAAAACGGGAATAGTTGGGATCTTTGGACCTCAGGAAAAAGTGACCGCAGAATACGTACAAAGCATGTGCGATACAATGGAAGTGCCGCACATCTCCGTGCGACAGGATCCTGGTGAACCACTTCAGCCACGTGGATTAAGTTTAAATCTCTATCCGCACGTGAGCGCGTTATCGCGa ATATACGATCAATTGGTGACAGAATTCAAGTGGAAGTCTTTTGCAATACTCTACGAGAACACCGACAGTCTGATTCGTATGCATCCTTTGCTGAAACGATGCGACAGTCAGGGCGACTCTGCATTCATGTTCCACTTGGGTGAAGGACCGAATTATAG GCAAGCGATACAAGATATCAAAAGATCGGAAATAGAAAACATTATCATCGATTGTTCGTACGACATACTCAGTGAAGTTCTCAAGCAGGCTCAGCAAGTTGGCATCTTATCTGAAAAACACAAAGTGATTGTAACATCTTTG GATCTGCAAACCTTGGATTTGCAACCATATCAGTATTCTGGCGTCAACTTCACCGGCTTGCGTCTGATTGACCCTGAAGATCCGATAGTTCAACAAACTTTAGACAAGCATAAGAACGAATGGGGGTTAGACGATCCCTCGGAGCTACAAGTTGAACACGCGCTCATGTACGATGCAGTACAACTATTTGCGAGAGCTTTCAAGCAATTAAAAGATGCTACCAAAGGTAATATCAAGAAATTGCCATGTGATGGAAGCGACAGATGGGAACACGGATTAAGTTTCAGTAACTTCATGCGATcg ACTGAAACACGAGGGTTAACTGGTCTTGTAAAATTTGACAGAGACGGCGTCCGCAGTAACATACAACTAGATGTTGTACGTTTGACTGAAAATGGCTTGATAAAAATAGGTGTATGGAATAGTACAACAGGAAAGAACATTGAATGGATATCAGAAACTAACACCAAAAAATCAGATATTGAATTAAGCTTGCAAAATCAAACTTTCACAGTTTTGATAGCTCTCACAGATCCGTATGGCATGGAGAAGGAATCATCCACTACACTAAGTGGCAATGAACGTTACGAAGGATTTGGAATTGACATCATCGATCGCATAAGTCAAATACTTGGCTTTAATTATACGTTGCAAGTCGAATCTAGTACTGGAGCGAAAAATAACAGAACAGGAAAGTGGTCGGGCATgcttggaaaaataataaacgat GAAGCAGATCTTGCCATTACGGATCTCACAATCACTTCACAACGAGAAGAGGCCGTTGATTTCACAAATCCGTTTATGAACCtag GTATTAGCATTCTTTATCGCAAGCCAACAAAAACACCTCCTAGCTTGTTCTCATTCTTATCACCTTTTTCGAGTGACGTCTGGTCCTATTTAATCGGCGTATATATCATAGTATCTTTGCTACTTTTTGTAATCGGTAGACTATGTCCTGCAGAATGGAATAATCCTTATCCTTGCGTCGAAGAAGCTGAAGAATTGGAGAACCAATTTAcgtttaaaaatgcattttggTTTGCAATAGGAGCTATTATGCAACAGGGGTCTGAGATAGCGCCAAT AGGCATTTCCACTAGAATGATGGCAAGCTGTTGGTGGTTCTTTTGCCTCATAATGGTATCTAGCTATACAGCTAATTTGGCGGCATTTTTAACTGTAGAAACTGTTGTCTCACCTTTCGATAATGTGGAAGaactagcaaaaaaaaaaaatataaaatacggaGCTAAATTGAATGGAGCCacatttaatttcttcaaa GACAGTGATTATTCGACATACAAGGAAATGTACAACTACATGATTGCAAATGAAAAAGATGTGATGCCAGAAACCAATGATCTCGGGTTGGCCAAGGTCAAAACTGAAGAATATGCATTCCTTATGGAATCGTCGTCGATAGA atacacCATTGAACGAGAATGCAACATGACTCAAATTGGAGGCCTGCTTGACGAAAAGGGGTATGGCATAGctataaagaaat ATTCACCATATCGACACCATTTAAACACAGCATTGCTAAAACTCTCAGAGAGTGGAATAATTACGGAACTGAAGAAGAAATGGTGGCAAGAAAAAAGGGGCGGAGGTAAATGTCGG GAGAATGGTGGCACTAGTTCAGCAGAGGAACTCGGACTGAACAACGTAGGTGGTGTATTTTTGG
- the LOC140664167 gene encoding glutamate receptor ionotropic, kainate 2 isoform X1 encodes MVTKRLLILLPIFLSCVLGFPKKVRIAGLFDQDKAIQRMFESSINTVNVERNENKELSNVFFESESTVIETDLFEVSTKVCELLKTGIVGIFGPQEKVTAEYVQSMCDTMEVPHISVRQDPGEPLQPRGLSLNLYPHVSALSRIYDQLVTEFKWKSFAILYENTDSLIRMHPLLKRCDSQGDSAFMFHLGEGPNYRQAIQDIKRSEIENIIIDCSYDILSEVLKQAQQVGILSEKHKVIVTSLDLQTLDLQPYQYSGVNFTGLRLIDPEDPIVQQTLDKHKNEWGLDDPSELQVEHALMYDAVQLFARAFKQLKDATKGNIKKLPCDGSDRWEHGLSFSNFMRSTETRGLTGLVKFDRDGVRSNIQLDVVRLTENGLIKIGVWNSTTGKNIEWISETNTKKSDIELSLQNQTFTVLIALTDPYGMEKESSTTLSGNERYEGFGIDIIDRISQILGFNYTLQVESSTGAKNNRTGKWSGMLGKIINDEADLAITDLTITSQREEAVDFTNPFMNLGISILYRKPTKTPPSLFSFLSPFSSDVWSYLIGVYIIVSLLLFVIGRLCPAEWNNPYPCVEEAEELENQFTFKNAFWFAIGAIMQQGSEIAPIGISTRMMASCWWFFCLIMVSSYTANLAAFLTVETVVSPFDNVEELAKKKNIKYGAKLNGATFNFFKNFANSKDSDYSTYKEMYNYMIANEKDVMPETNDLGLAKVKTEEYAFLMESSSIEYTIERECNMTQIGGLLDEKGYGIAIKKYSPYRHHLNTALLKLSESGIITELKKKWWQEKRGGGKCRENGGTSSAEELGLNNVGGVFLVLTVGVALSCVYTIFELLLDVGRTSIRENVSFKEELMNELKFIMKCSSSKPTRRRNGTSSKSEDNSTRGCTPPYGFIPTVITTSPTDDK; translated from the exons ATGGTGACCAAACGTCTGCTGATATTATTGCCGATATTTCTATCCTGCGTGTTAGGTTTTCCCAAAAAAGTTCGTATAG CGGGATTGTTCGACCAAGATAAAGCGATCCAGCGAATGTTTGAATCATCAATAAACACGGTGAATGTAGAAAGGAATGAGAACAAGGAATTGTCAAATGTGTTTTTTGAATCGGAATCGACCGTGATTGAAACAGACCTGTTCGAAGTATCAACGAAAG tATGCGAACTGTTAAAAACGGGAATAGTTGGGATCTTTGGACCTCAGGAAAAAGTGACCGCAGAATACGTACAAAGCATGTGCGATACAATGGAAGTGCCGCACATCTCCGTGCGACAGGATCCTGGTGAACCACTTCAGCCACGTGGATTAAGTTTAAATCTCTATCCGCACGTGAGCGCGTTATCGCGa ATATACGATCAATTGGTGACAGAATTCAAGTGGAAGTCTTTTGCAATACTCTACGAGAACACCGACAGTCTGATTCGTATGCATCCTTTGCTGAAACGATGCGACAGTCAGGGCGACTCTGCATTCATGTTCCACTTGGGTGAAGGACCGAATTATAG GCAAGCGATACAAGATATCAAAAGATCGGAAATAGAAAACATTATCATCGATTGTTCGTACGACATACTCAGTGAAGTTCTCAAGCAGGCTCAGCAAGTTGGCATCTTATCTGAAAAACACAAAGTGATTGTAACATCTTTG GATCTGCAAACCTTGGATTTGCAACCATATCAGTATTCTGGCGTCAACTTCACCGGCTTGCGTCTGATTGACCCTGAAGATCCGATAGTTCAACAAACTTTAGACAAGCATAAGAACGAATGGGGGTTAGACGATCCCTCGGAGCTACAAGTTGAACACGCGCTCATGTACGATGCAGTACAACTATTTGCGAGAGCTTTCAAGCAATTAAAAGATGCTACCAAAGGTAATATCAAGAAATTGCCATGTGATGGAAGCGACAGATGGGAACACGGATTAAGTTTCAGTAACTTCATGCGATcg ACTGAAACACGAGGGTTAACTGGTCTTGTAAAATTTGACAGAGACGGCGTCCGCAGTAACATACAACTAGATGTTGTACGTTTGACTGAAAATGGCTTGATAAAAATAGGTGTATGGAATAGTACAACAGGAAAGAACATTGAATGGATATCAGAAACTAACACCAAAAAATCAGATATTGAATTAAGCTTGCAAAATCAAACTTTCACAGTTTTGATAGCTCTCACAGATCCGTATGGCATGGAGAAGGAATCATCCACTACACTAAGTGGCAATGAACGTTACGAAGGATTTGGAATTGACATCATCGATCGCATAAGTCAAATACTTGGCTTTAATTATACGTTGCAAGTCGAATCTAGTACTGGAGCGAAAAATAACAGAACAGGAAAGTGGTCGGGCATgcttggaaaaataataaacgat GAAGCAGATCTTGCCATTACGGATCTCACAATCACTTCACAACGAGAAGAGGCCGTTGATTTCACAAATCCGTTTATGAACCtag GTATTAGCATTCTTTATCGCAAGCCAACAAAAACACCTCCTAGCTTGTTCTCATTCTTATCACCTTTTTCGAGTGACGTCTGGTCCTATTTAATCGGCGTATATATCATAGTATCTTTGCTACTTTTTGTAATCGGTAGACTATGTCCTGCAGAATGGAATAATCCTTATCCTTGCGTCGAAGAAGCTGAAGAATTGGAGAACCAATTTAcgtttaaaaatgcattttggTTTGCAATAGGAGCTATTATGCAACAGGGGTCTGAGATAGCGCCAAT AGGCATTTCCACTAGAATGATGGCAAGCTGTTGGTGGTTCTTTTGCCTCATAATGGTATCTAGCTATACAGCTAATTTGGCGGCATTTTTAACTGTAGAAACTGTTGTCTCACCTTTCGATAATGTGGAAGaactagcaaaaaaaaaaaatataaaatacggaGCTAAATTGAATGGAGCCacatttaatttcttcaaa aattttgcCAATTCCAAGGACAGTGATTATTCGACATACAAGGAAATGTACAACTACATGATTGCAAATGAAAAAGATGTGATGCCAGAAACCAATGATCTCGGGTTGGCCAAGGTCAAAACTGAAGAATATGCATTCCTTATGGAATCGTCGTCGATAGA atacacCATTGAACGAGAATGCAACATGACTCAAATTGGAGGCCTGCTTGACGAAAAGGGGTATGGCATAGctataaagaaat ATTCACCATATCGACACCATTTAAACACAGCATTGCTAAAACTCTCAGAGAGTGGAATAATTACGGAACTGAAGAAGAAATGGTGGCAAGAAAAAAGGGGCGGAGGTAAATGTCGG GAGAATGGTGGCACTAGTTCAGCAGAGGAACTCGGACTGAACAACGTAGGTGGTGTATTTTTGG